In Xanthomonas sp. SI, the following are encoded in one genomic region:
- a CDS encoding SHOCT domain-containing protein — MFGFSIWHFVIMSVLLALPVLVFAAVWLAMRADRRAQASRRAAAPPPLPPAASVETRLRALEALRAQGLVDQAEYERRRQQILADL, encoded by the coding sequence ATGTTCGGTTTCAGCATCTGGCACTTCGTGATCATGTCGGTTCTGCTGGCGCTGCCGGTGCTGGTGTTCGCGGCGGTATGGCTGGCGATGCGCGCCGACCGGCGTGCGCAAGCGTCGCGTCGCGCCGCTGCGCCACCACCGCTGCCGCCCGCGGCATCGGTGGAAACGCGGTTGCGCGCGCTCGAGGCGTTACGCGCGCAGGGCCTGGTCGACCAGGCGGAGTACGAACGCCGGCGCCAGCAGATCCTCGCCGATCTGTAA
- a CDS encoding beta-L-arabinofuranosidase domain-containing protein, which yields MPLSLAPPPELPLDRLRIADPFWQRYQRLVQEVVLPYQWDALNDNVADAEPSHAIENFRIAAGRSDGAFYGMVFQDSDVAKWLEAVAYLLAQHPDPALERDADATIELIGAAQQADGYLNTYFTVKAPEQRWTNLAECHELYCAGHMIEAGVAYHQATGKRALLDIVCRLADHIDATFGPGPDQLHGYPGHPEIELALMRLYEATGEPRYLALTRYFVEQRGTAPHYYDEEYEKRGRSFFWGGHGPAWMIEDKAYSQAHVPVALQTTAVGHAVRFVYLYAGVAHLARHSGDADLRATCERLWENTTQRQLYLTGAIGAQSYGEAFSVDYDLPNDTAYNESCASIGLMMFANRMLQLAPDSRYADVMERALYNTVLAGMALDGRHFFYVNPLEVHPPTVHGNHGFDHVKPVRQRWFGCACCPPNIARVLTSLGHYIYTRRDDTLYVNLYVGSDAAFDVDGQTLTLRQRGEYPWQEQVELSVDCEAPIEAALALRLPDWCRAPQLRLNGEAVAIEAHLQHGYCVLRRRWQRGDTLHLDLPMPVMRVSGHPRVRHLAGKVALQRGPLVYCLEQADNGTQLHQLRLPADAAIRSEPGSGTLAGQVLLQAEGERLHGHDDAQADASPLYRYDAPPPSRQAQTLTFVPYFAWANRGEGEMRVWVDASGND from the coding sequence TACCAGTGGGATGCGCTCAACGACAACGTCGCCGATGCCGAACCCAGCCACGCGATCGAGAACTTCCGCATCGCCGCCGGGCGCAGCGACGGCGCGTTCTACGGCATGGTGTTCCAGGACAGCGACGTGGCCAAGTGGCTGGAAGCGGTGGCCTACCTGCTCGCGCAGCATCCCGATCCGGCGCTGGAGCGCGATGCCGACGCCACCATCGAACTGATCGGTGCCGCGCAGCAGGCCGACGGCTACCTCAACACCTATTTCACGGTGAAGGCGCCGGAACAGCGCTGGACCAACCTGGCCGAATGCCACGAGCTGTACTGCGCCGGGCACATGATCGAGGCCGGCGTCGCCTACCACCAGGCCACCGGCAAGCGCGCGCTGCTGGACATCGTGTGCCGGCTCGCCGACCACATCGACGCCACCTTCGGCCCAGGCCCGGACCAGCTGCACGGCTACCCCGGACATCCGGAGATCGAACTGGCGCTGATGCGCCTGTACGAGGCCACCGGCGAGCCGCGCTACCTGGCGCTGACCCGCTACTTCGTCGAGCAGCGCGGCACCGCGCCGCACTACTACGACGAGGAATACGAAAAGCGCGGGCGCAGCTTCTTCTGGGGCGGGCATGGGCCGGCGTGGATGATCGAGGACAAGGCCTACAGCCAGGCGCATGTGCCGGTCGCGCTGCAGACCACCGCGGTCGGCCACGCGGTGCGCTTCGTCTACCTGTACGCCGGCGTGGCGCACCTGGCGCGGCACAGCGGCGACGCCGACCTGCGCGCGACCTGCGAACGGCTGTGGGAGAACACCACCCAGCGGCAGCTGTACCTCACCGGCGCGATCGGCGCGCAGAGCTACGGCGAAGCCTTCAGCGTCGACTACGACCTGCCCAACGACACCGCCTACAACGAGAGCTGCGCCTCGATCGGGCTGATGATGTTCGCCAACCGCATGCTGCAGCTGGCGCCGGACAGCCGCTACGCCGACGTGATGGAGCGTGCGCTGTACAACACCGTGCTGGCCGGCATGGCCCTGGACGGGCGCCACTTCTTCTACGTCAACCCGCTGGAAGTGCATCCGCCCACGGTGCACGGCAACCACGGCTTCGACCACGTCAAGCCGGTGCGCCAGCGCTGGTTCGGCTGCGCCTGCTGCCCGCCGAACATCGCCCGCGTGCTGACCTCGCTCGGCCACTACATCTACACTCGGCGCGACGACACGCTCTACGTGAACCTGTATGTCGGCAGCGATGCGGCGTTCGACGTGGACGGACAGACCCTGACCCTGCGCCAGCGCGGCGAATACCCGTGGCAGGAGCAAGTCGAACTGAGCGTGGATTGCGAGGCGCCGATCGAGGCCGCCCTGGCGCTGCGCCTGCCGGACTGGTGCCGCGCGCCGCAACTGCGGCTCAACGGCGAAGCGGTGGCGATCGAGGCGCATCTGCAGCACGGCTATTGCGTGCTGCGCCGGCGCTGGCAACGCGGCGACACCCTGCACCTGGACTTGCCGATGCCGGTGATGCGAGTCAGCGGCCATCCGCGCGTTCGCCATCTGGCCGGCAAGGTCGCGCTGCAGCGCGGGCCATTGGTGTATTGCCTGGAGCAGGCCGACAACGGCACGCAACTGCACCAGCTGCGCCTGCCCGCCGACGCGGCGATCCGCAGCGAACCCGGCAGCGGCACGCTGGCCGGCCAGGTGCTGCTGCAGGCCGAAGGCGAACGCCTGCACGGCCACGACGACGCACAGGCCGACGCCTCGCCGCTGTACCGCTACGACGCGCCGCCGCCGTCGCGGCAGGCGCAGACCCTGACCTTCGTGCCCTACTTCGCCTGGGCCAACCGCGGCGAAGGCGAGATGCGAGTGTGGGTGGACGCGAGCGGCAACGACTGA